A genomic stretch from Arachis stenosperma cultivar V10309 chromosome 3, arast.V10309.gnm1.PFL2, whole genome shotgun sequence includes:
- the LOC130965705 gene encoding probable serine/threonine-protein kinase At1g54610 produces MGCTCSKSSTIEDCRKWITNKLSCCTRASNQNILQLNSSKMVEGIQVKDKSLDDYDVKVSSIDKKDNGSVQPYDDQTGKNKIEKPELTIIDHPTIGRIPKAEKAEQVSAGWPDWLSSVAGEAIKGWILRSANTFERLHKIGQGTYSTVYKARDVTNQKIVALKKVYFDSLNPESIKFMAREILILRRLNHPNIIKLDSLITSETSHNLYLVFEYMEHDLKGLASNPAIKFSEPQLKCYMQQLLSGLDHCHSHGVIHRDIKGSNILIDNNNVLKIADFGLASFFDPHHSIPLTSRVVTLWYRPPELLLGANHYGVAVDLWSTGCILGELYSGRPILPGKTEVEQIHRIFKLCGSPSDDYWMKLRLPLSTVFKSPHHYKRCIADTFKDYPHAAVKLIETLLSIDPTHRGTAAAALKSEFFTLEPLPCDPSSLPKYPPGKEIDTKLQDEAKRRQCYAGDREKKIDSRVRQVSRAHVTSKDNIGSKTSMQQVQRYSFTKNRSEVSNSHREYVSKQLIYLPKHSEDAKEIGNNHSGHIHRRTLHIGPLVHVSSDWATGENKIDDEPLISHRIDHMKLSRLIASKTQV; encoded by the exons ATGGGTTGTACATGTTCAAAGAGTTCGACCATAGAAGACTGTAGGAAATGGATCACAAACAAATTATCATGTTGCACTAGGGCatcaaatcaaaatattttacaGTTGAATTCCTCGAAGATGGTTGAGGGTATTCAGGTTAAAGATAAGTCACTTGATGATTATGATGTGAAAGTTTCATCAATTGATAAGAAAGACAATGGTTCAGTTCAGCCATATGATGATCAAACTGggaagaataagatagagaaacCTGAATTGACTATTATTGATCATCCTACTATTGGAAGGATTCCAAAGGCTGAAAAGGCAGAGCAAGTTTCAGCAGGATGGCCAGATTGGCTTTCTTCTGTTGCTGGTGAAGCTATCAAGGGATGGATACTAAGGAGCGCAAATACTTTTGAAAGGTTACATAAA ATTGGGCAAGGAACTTATAGTACTGTTTATAAGGCACGTGATGTGACTAATCAAAAGATTGTTGCGTTAAAAAAGGTATATTTTGACAGTCTTAACCCTGAgagcatcaagtttatggctaGAGAAATCCTTATTCTTCGTAGGCTCAACCATCCAAACATAATAAAGTTGGATAGCTTGATAACATCAGAGACATCCCACAACTTGTACCTTGTTTTTGAGTATATGGAACATGATCTTAAAGGACTTGCATCAAATCCTGCCATTAAATTCTCTGAACCACAG CTAAAATGTTACATGCAACAACTTCTTAGTGGATTGGATCATTGTCATAGTCATGGTGTCATCCATCGTGATATAAAGGGATCAAATATTCTCATTGACAACAATAATGTCTTAAAGATTGCAGATTTTGGTTTGGCAAGTTTTTTTGACCCCCATCATAGTATTCCATTGACAAGTCGTGTTGTAACTCTTTGGTATAGACCACCAGAACTTTTACTCGGAGCAAACCATTATGGGGTTGCCGTAGATTTGTGGAGCACTGGTTGCATATTAGGAGAACTATATAGTGGCAGACCTATATTGCCAGGAAAAACAGAG GTTGAGCAGATACATCGGATTTTCAAACTTTGTGGTTCCCCATCTGATGATTATTGGATGAAATTGCGATTGCCACTTTCAACAGTTTTCAAGTCTCCACACCATTATAAGAGATGTATTGCAGACACATTCAAGGATTATCCACATGCTGCTGTGAAGCTTATAGAGACTTTACTATCTATTGATCCAACACACCGAGGGACAGCTGCTGCTGCTCTCAAAAGTGAG TTCTTTACATTAGAACCTCTGCCTTGTGATCCATCAAGCTTACCAAAATATCCTCCTGGCAAAGAAATCGACACCAAATTGCAAGATGAAGCAAAAAGAAG GCAGTGTTATGCTGGAGATAGGGAgaaaaaaattgactcaagagtTAGACAAGTATCAAGGGCACATGTCACGTCAAAAGACAATATTGGTTCAAAAACATCAATGCAG CAAGTACAACGATATTCATTTACAAAGAACCGAAGTGAAGTCTCCAACTCTCATAGAGAATATGTGTCCAAACAACTAATTTACCTACCTAAACATTCAGAAGATGCTAAAGAAATCGGAAACAATCATTCTGGGCATATCCATAGGAGGACTTTGCATATAGGTCCACTGGTTCATGTTAGTTCTGATTGGGCAACAGGtgaaaataaaattgatgaTGAGCCTCTTATTTCGCACAGAATAGATCATATGAAACTATCTAGGCTAATAGCATCTAAGACTCAAGTCTAA
- the LOC130965706 gene encoding GPI-anchored protein LLG3-like codes for FVNVVEFCFKTDDIFESGASTSRSLLQAKKACGVDFENQNYTILTSQCKGPQYPQKVCCEAFKQFACPFINEINDMATDCASVMFSYINIYGKYPPGLFANECKEGNEGLDCTNVKTSNNSSSVSNSAHPAAPYDSMLLLAILGFIGLLFQLF; via the exons tttgttaatgtagttgaattttgttttaagACAGATGATATATTTGAGTCTGGGGCATCCACCTCCCGTTCCCTCCTACAGGCTAAGAAAG CTTGTGGAGTTGACTTTGAGAATCAGAACTACACAATCCTAACAAGCCAATGCAAAGGACCACAATACCCACAAAAGGTTTGCTGTGAAGCATTCAAGCAATTTGCATGCCCTTTCATCAATGAAATCAATGATATGGCAACTGATTGTGCCTCAGTCATGTTCAGTTACATAAACATCTATGGAAAGTACCCTCCTGGTCTCTTTGCTAATGAGTGCAAGGAAGGCAATGAAGGCCTTGATTGCACCAATGTGAAAACATCCAATAACAGTTCCTCTGTTTCTAACTCTGCTCATCCTGCTGCTCCTTATGATTCTATGTTGTTATTGGCCATACTTGGTTTCATTGGTCTTTTGTTCCAACTTTTCTGA